From Juglans regia cultivar Chandler chromosome 8, Walnut 2.0, whole genome shotgun sequence, the proteins below share one genomic window:
- the LOC109000996 gene encoding zinc finger protein CONSTANS-LIKE 4-like: protein MASKLCDSCKSATATLFCRADSAFLCVGCDSEIHAANKLASRHARVWLCEVCEHAPAHVTCKADAAALCVTCDRDIHSANPLASRHERVPVTPFYDSVKAGAAANFLHDDYLSDVEGDDDVSREEAEAASWLLPNPPSNNHHSHNNNNNNKVMENPDLNTGQYVFPDMDPYLNLDYGPVDPKSEAQEQNSSGTDRVVPVRSKSVHQPPLMSDHHCFDMDFSGSKPYVYGYNGQCLSHSVSSSSLDVGVVPDGSTVTDVSDSYCKPMGTVSDSANRAVQISAADREARVLRYREKRKNRKFEKTIRYASRKAYAETRPRIKGRFAKRSEMGSEVDRTCGYGVVPSF from the exons ATGGCGTCCAAGTTATGTGATTCCTGCAAATCGGCCACCGCCACTCTCTTCTGCCGAGCCGACTCGGCTTTCCTCTGCGTGGGCTGCGACTCTGAAATCCACGCTGCCAACAAGCTCGCCTCCCGACACGCGCGGGTCTGGCTCTGTGAAGTCTGTGAGCACGCACCTGCCCACGTCACCTGTAAGGCCGATGCTGCCGCCCTCTGCGTCACCTGCGATCGCGACATTCACTCCGCCAACCCACTGGCCAGTCGCCACGAGCGCGTACCCGTCACCCCCTTCTACGACTCCGTCAAAGCCGGAGCTGCCGCTAACTTCCTCCACGACGATTACTTATCGGACGTCGAGGGCGATGATGACGTTAGCAGGGAAGAGGCCGAGGCTGCCTCTTGGTTGCTTCCCAACCCTCCTTCCAACAACCACCACAGTcacaacaataataacaataataaggTGATGGAGAATCCGGATCTAAATACCGGTCAGTATGTCTTTCCGGACATGGATCCGTATTTGAATCTGGACTACGGGCCTGTGGATCCGAAGTCGGAAGCTCAGGAGCAGAACAGTTCGGGTACTGACCGAGTTGTACCCGTACGGAGCAAGAGTGTTCATCAGCCTCCGTTGATGAGTGATCACCACTGCTTCGACATGGATTTCTCGGGCTCCAAGCCCTATGTTTATGGCTACAACGGTCAGTGTCTCAGTCACAGC GTGTCTTCCTCGTCCCTGGACGTGGGCGTCGTGCCAGATGGCAGCACCGTGACGGATGTATCGGATTCATACTGTAAGCCGATGGGCACCGTAAGCGATTCAGCAAATCGGGCAGTTCAGATCTCAGCAGCGGATCGTGAAGCAAGGGTGCTGAGGTAcagagaaaagaggaagaacCGAAAGTTCGAGAAGACGATCCGATACGCGTCGCGAAAAGCGTATGCGGAGACGAGGCCACGAATAAAAGGGAGGTTCGCGAAGCGATCGGAGATGGGATCGGAAGTTGATCGTACGTGCGGTTACGGAGTGGTGCCGTCGTTTTAA